The genome window CCTTCGCCGCCGCCAGCGGCCTCGCCCTCCAGACCGTCTACAACCGCCTTTCCCGCATCCGCCAGATGCTGATGAAGTGCGTCGACCGCCGGCTCGCTGCCGAAGGAGCCGTATCATGAGTCCCGACCGCTCGCCCGATCCCGTCTTCGAACTTCAGGAACTCCTCGACGCCCTCGCGGCCGAGCGGCTGACCGACAGCCAGCACGCCCGCCTGGAGGAACTCCTCCGCGGCAGCCCCGAGGCGCGGCGGGCCTACTGCGACTTCATCGACCTCCACCTGGGGCTGCGGCGGATCCTGGGGACCGAGGTCGAGATCAATCCTGCGGCGGATGTGGCGGCGGCGCTCGCGGGATCGCTGCCGCAGGTGGGACGGGAGCCGTCCGTCTCCCGGAATGCCGCGCGGCTGGGGCGGCGGACGTGGATCATCGGCGGCAGCTTTGCGGCCCTCCTGCTGGCGGGGGTCTGGGTCGGAACGACGCTGCAGCGCGGCGTCGCGACCGTTCGGCCCGGGAAAGGCAACCTGGCTGGGGCCGACAACCGGCCCGCGACGGCAGCCGGCACCGGAACGGTCGCTGCGCCGGAGACGACGAATGAGGGGAACGCGACCCCCGGCGCCGCGAACGACAGGCTGATGGTCGGACGGTTCATTGCCAACGCATGGCTGGCCCGGACCGCGGGGGCGGTCCTGTTCGGCGAACTGACCCCGCCGGTCGGATCGAACCTGCAGCGGGGACACGAATACGCCCTCATCGAAGGACAGGTCGAGATCGCCTTCTCCTGCGGAGCGACCGCGATCGTCACCGCGCCGGCCGCGTTCGTCTGGGTGTCGGCGATGCGGCTCGATCTGCGGGTCGGGAAGTGCTCGGTGCACGCTCCGGACGGAGCCGAGGGCTTTGAGGTGACGACGCCGCAGACCCGCGTCGTCGATCTCGGGACGCGGTTCTCGGTCCGGGTTCACGAGTCCGGGGACTCGGACGTGCAGGTCGTCGAAGGGCTGGCGGAGGTCCATGAGGCCGAGCGGCCCGAGGCGGCGGCAGCCCGGCTGGCGACCGGCGAGGCGCGGCGGTACTCGCTGCGGGAGCCGGACCGCTCCCGCCAGATCGGCTTCGACAAACAGGCTTATGAGTCGGGGTTGCCGGACCGGGTCATCTCCTACACCGCGTCGAAGACCGTCGACGGGCGGGTCGAGAACCTCGAGAGCGTGAAGGTCCAGCGGAGGGGCATCGAGCGGGAGTACCGCGTCGAGGAACTGATCCCGGTCGACATCATCCACTTTGCGAGCAGCGTCTCGGCTTCGAACCTGGCGGTCGCCGGGAACTTCAAGGGGACGACCGAGGCGGCGATGCGGCGGGACAACGCCCTCAACACCGGCCTCATCAACCCCGGGATGTCCCGCGAGCCGCTGACGAGCGATCCGGTCTTCCCCGACCCGCGACGGGCAGCGACACCGGCGGACGGCGCCGCCAACGGCGATGCCGCTACGCCCACTCCCGTTCCGACACAGGGGATGGCGTTCCGCTTCGACCGGCCGGTCGTCAACAGCGCGGGGCCGGATGTCGTGCTGTTTGAGATCCAGTCGGCGGTCTATCCGCCGCCGGGGGACGCGTTCCACATCAGCCCCCTCCAGTTTGCCCCGGGGCTGCGGTCGCACACGATCCGCCGCTTCGACATCACGATGGCCTCCGCCGAGGCCCAGCCGGTCGCGCTGTTCGCCGTCGGGTCGATGGCCAAGACCTCCAGCAACCTCGACGAACTGCGGCGGCAGAAGATCCTCACCTCGCGGCAGACGATGCAGTTCCGGGCCCTGGCGGTCGGGATCGACCTCTCCGACCTCGGCTACCCCGCGGGAGCCTCGGTCGAGGGGTTGTTCCTGCAGGACGCCGGGGATGACAAGCACTACGTGGACCCGGTGTGGATTGGCGGGTTGCCCGCGGAACGGGACTAGGGACGAGGCCCCGGCGGCGGACGAGTCGAATCGGACTTCGGTGAACTCAGAGCGATATGCGAACGAATCTGTTGATTGCGGTGCTCCTCCTCCTGCCGACCTCCGGCCGGGGGGCCGATGCGCCCTCTCCCGAGCACCTGCGGTTCTTTGAGAGCGAGGTCCGGCCGCTGCTCGTGCGGCGGTGTCTGGAGTGTCACTCCGCCGAGAAGACCAAGGGGGGGCTGCGGCTCGATTCGCGGGCCGGGATGCTCCAGGGGGGGGAGTCGGGCGACGCCGCGGTTGTGCCGGGGAAGGCGGATGACAGCCCGCTCGTGCAGGCGATCCGGTATGAGTCGTTCGAGATGCCCCCCGTCGGCAAGCTCCCCGAGCGGGAGATCGAGATCCTGACGAAGTGGGTCGCGATCGGAGCCCCCTGGCCGGGCGAAGACACCGCGCTGATCCGCCGCGAGGACAGCGACAAGCTCACCGCCGAGGACCGCCAGTGGTGGGCCTTTCAGCCCGTCAAAGACCCGCCTCTGCCCGAGGGGACCGAGCCGCAGGCGATCGACCGCTTTGTTCACGCGAGGCTGCGTCAGGAGAAGCTGAGTCCGGCTCCCGAGGCGGACCGCGTGACGCTGATCCGCCGCCTGTCGTTCGACCTGATCGGACTGCCGCCGTCGCCCGAGGAAGTCCGGGCCTTCGTGCAGGACGACGCGCCGGATGCCTATGAGAATCTCGTCGACTCGCTCCTCAGCCGGCCGCAGTACGGCGAGCGGTGGGCGCGGCACTGGCTCGACCTCGTCCGCTACGCCGACTCCGACGGCTACCGCATCGACCACTACCGGCCGAACGCGTGGCGGTTCCGCGACTACGTCGTCCGCTCGCTGAACGCCGACAAGCCGTACGACCGCTTCGTGCAGGAGCAACTCGCGGGGGACGAGATGTTCCCCGGCGACCCGGATGCGCTCGTCGCCACCGGGTACCTGCGGCACTGGATCTATGAGTACAACAGCCGCGACGCCGAAGGACACTGGGCGATCATTCTCAACGACATCACCGACAACGTCGGCGATGTGTTCCTCGGCCTGGGGATGCAGTGCGCCCGCTGCCACGATCACAAGTACGACCCGATCCTCCACAAGGATTACTACCGGCTGCAGGCGTTCTTCGCCTCGCTGATTCCCCGCGACGAGACCGCCCCGGCGAGCGACGCCGACCGGCAGGCCTACGACGAACAGCTCCGGAAGTGGGAAGAGGCGACCGCCGAGATCCGGGCCAAGATCGAGGAGCTGGAAGCCCCGGTCCGCAAGGCGGCCCGCGACAGTGCCGTCGGCCGGTTCCCGGAGCGGATCCAGGCGGTCTACTGGAAGCCGGACGGCGACAAGCTGCCGTACGACCACCAGCTTTCCGCGCTGATCGAGCGACAGGTCGAGTTCGAATACGAGCGGCTCGATACCCGCTTCAAGGGGGAAAAGAAGGAGCAGCTCATCGCCCTCAAGAAGCAGCTCTCCGCCTTCGACAAGCTCCGCCCCGCGCCGCTCCCGGTCGTCATGGCGGCCCGCGACCTCGGCCCCGCCGCGGCCCCGACCTTCATCCCCGGCAAGGCGAAGGACCCGATCGAGCCCGGCTTCCTGACGCTGCTCGATCCCGCCCCCGCCAGCCCGGCGGCGCTGCCGAACTCAACCGGCCGGCGGACCGCGCTCGCCCGGTGGCTGACCCGATCCGAGCATCCGCTCACCGCGCGAGTCCTCGTGAACCGGGTCTGGCAGCAGCACTTCGGCCGGGGGCTCGCCGCGAACGCGAGCGACTTCGGCAAGCTCGGCGAGGCTCCCTCACATCCCGAACTCCTCGACTGGCTGACGACGCAGTTCGTCCGCGGTGGCTGGAGCATCAAGGCGCTGCACCGGCTGATCGTCACGTCGGAGACGTACCGGCAGTCGAGCACGAATCCACAGCTCGCCCTCTGCCGCGAGGTCGATCCGGAGAACCGTCTCCTGTGGCGGGCCAATACCCGCCGGCTCGATGCGGAGCAGATCCGCGACTCGATCCTGGCCGCTTCGGGACAGCTCAAGCTCGGTGTCGGCGGTGAAGGGGGGAACGGCGACAGCCCGCGGCGGACCCTCTATGTCCGCCAGATGCGGAACGCCCGCGACCCGCTGCTCGACGCCTTTGACCTGCCGCAGTTCTTTGCCAGCGAGTCCTCCCGCAACACGACGACGACGCCGGTCCAGTCGCTGATGCTCATCAACAGCCCCGAGCTCCTGCGGTACGCCAGCCAGCTCGCCGACGGCGTGTGGGGGACCGCCTCGACCGACCCGTCGCTCCGGATCAGCGATGCCTGGTGGCGGGTCTACGGCCGGGCGCCGACGTCCGACGAACTGGCGGCGGCGACGGCGTTCGTCGCCGAGCAGGCCGAGCGGATCGCCGGCGGCGCGCAGGAGCGGGCGACGACCGAGATCGCGACGGGGAAGATCCCGTACCGCGACGGCCAGGCGGTCCTGATCGGGACCGATCCGAAGCAGAAGCGGCTCCGCGTGCCGCACTCCTCGATGATGAACGGCGACCACGATGACGCGGAGGGGAGCGACTTCACCGTCGAAGGGTTCTTCCAGCTCCGCTCGGTCTACGACACCGGAGCGGTCCGGCCCCTCGTCTCCAAGTGGGCCGGCGCGGGGGACCAGCCGGGGTGGTCGCTCGGCGTGACCGGCAAGGGGTCC of Planctomyces sp. SH-PL14 contains these proteins:
- a CDS encoding DUF1549 domain-containing protein yields the protein MRTNLLIAVLLLLPTSGRGADAPSPEHLRFFESEVRPLLVRRCLECHSAEKTKGGLRLDSRAGMLQGGESGDAAVVPGKADDSPLVQAIRYESFEMPPVGKLPEREIEILTKWVAIGAPWPGEDTALIRREDSDKLTAEDRQWWAFQPVKDPPLPEGTEPQAIDRFVHARLRQEKLSPAPEADRVTLIRRLSFDLIGLPPSPEEVRAFVQDDAPDAYENLVDSLLSRPQYGERWARHWLDLVRYADSDGYRIDHYRPNAWRFRDYVVRSLNADKPYDRFVQEQLAGDEMFPGDPDALVATGYLRHWIYEYNSRDAEGHWAIILNDITDNVGDVFLGLGMQCARCHDHKYDPILHKDYYRLQAFFASLIPRDETAPASDADRQAYDEQLRKWEEATAEIRAKIEELEAPVRKAARDSAVGRFPERIQAVYWKPDGDKLPYDHQLSALIERQVEFEYERLDTRFKGEKKEQLIALKKQLSAFDKLRPAPLPVVMAARDLGPAAAPTFIPGKAKDPIEPGFLTLLDPAPASPAALPNSTGRRTALARWLTRSEHPLTARVLVNRVWQQHFGRGLAANASDFGKLGEAPSHPELLDWLTTQFVRGGWSIKALHRLIVTSETYRQSSTNPQLALCREVDPENRLLWRANTRRLDAEQIRDSILAASGQLKLGVGGEGGNGDSPRRTLYVRQMRNARDPLLDAFDLPQFFASESSRNTTTTPVQSLMLINSPELLRYASQLADGVWGTASTDPSLRISDAWWRVYGRAPTSDELAAATAFVAEQAERIAGGAQERATTEIATGKIPYRDGQAVLIGTDPKQKRLRVPHSSMMNGDHDDAEGSDFTVEGFFQLRSVYDTGAVRPLVSKWAGAGDQPGWSLGVTGKGSRRKPQTLVVQIHGRKLSGTFGEAAVFSDHLVELNKPYFVGAVVRLAKAGGKSGGKGEPGSITFYLKDLSNDDEPLQTAQVAHDITGGFDNEEPLSIGCRSRGQEGFDGLIDDIRLTGRALALNELLYTAEGVAKGTLGYWQFEVEPGVLQDSSDSRLNIQWTAAESPSNDPRRRAFVDFCHALLNSNEFLYVD
- a CDS encoding FecR domain-containing protein, with product MSPDRSPDPVFELQELLDALAAERLTDSQHARLEELLRGSPEARRAYCDFIDLHLGLRRILGTEVEINPAADVAAALAGSLPQVGREPSVSRNAARLGRRTWIIGGSFAALLLAGVWVGTTLQRGVATVRPGKGNLAGADNRPATAAGTGTVAAPETTNEGNATPGAANDRLMVGRFIANAWLARTAGAVLFGELTPPVGSNLQRGHEYALIEGQVEIAFSCGATAIVTAPAAFVWVSAMRLDLRVGKCSVHAPDGAEGFEVTTPQTRVVDLGTRFSVRVHESGDSDVQVVEGLAEVHEAERPEAAAARLATGEARRYSLREPDRSRQIGFDKQAYESGLPDRVISYTASKTVDGRVENLESVKVQRRGIEREYRVEELIPVDIIHFASSVSASNLAVAGNFKGTTEAAMRRDNALNTGLINPGMSREPLTSDPVFPDPRRAATPADGAANGDAATPTPVPTQGMAFRFDRPVVNSAGPDVVLFEIQSAVYPPPGDAFHISPLQFAPGLRSHTIRRFDITMASAEAQPVALFAVGSMAKTSSNLDELRRQKILTSRQTMQFRALAVGIDLSDLGYPAGASVEGLFLQDAGDDKHYVDPVWIGGLPAERD